From one Bos javanicus breed banteng chromosome 15, ARS-OSU_banteng_1.0, whole genome shotgun sequence genomic stretch:
- the LOC133261048 gene encoding uncharacterized protein LOC133261048, protein MRLARRAALPAEVSAGCSPARPSLRSAHSSGTRDKAAPFSGLPSQASLRKEGGIVEKMEYLHLKRAKGKNERDRQANFLFRSPGTAWVLGSAASLAHPKPPTRGTFLPSPTPHGGREPRPPCPPAASDPRTLNHARASTRLPLDVTLSPSPLREPRRIVPGVPGDCVLNPVPLLSLRLQPLPSHLESTHPRSSPPPQTLRAWGKVSGLPQKVFSPASKERPGWLSPPRGAQLPFLPPLPALRGPVQPQVLSGASPQSRWRRSSRTQAGVKNLMQLFSGLTGLHNFTLWLSRKYFTNGLVHTSHLGFETTVTFAEKKMSFYVKTEKTIRVYFEHCDLMKRLLVRMCPKGVS, encoded by the exons ATGCGGCTGGCGAGGAGGGCCGCCCTCCCCGCCGAGGTCTCCGCTGGGTGCTCCCCGGCCCGCCCCAGTCTGCGGAGCGCGCACTCCAGCGGCACTCGGGACAAAGCGGCTCCCTTCTCTGGCCTCCCGTCCCAAGCCTCTCTCCGAAAAGAAGGGGGAATAGTAGAAAAGATGGAGT ATTTGCACCTCAAAAGGGCCAAAGGGAAGAACGAGAGAGACCGACAAGCAAACTTTCTTTTTCGATCTCCAGGCACAGCCTGGGTCCTAGGATCGGCAGCGTCCCTCGCCCACCCTAAGCCACCGACGCGGGGAACGTTCCTCCCCTCCCCGACCCCCCACGGTGGTCGCGAGCCCCGTCCTCCGTGCCCGCCTGCAGCGTCGGATCCGAGGACCCTTAACCACGCGAGAGCCTCCACCCGGTTGCCCCTAGATGTAACGCTTTCCCCAAGCCCCCTCCGCGAGCCCCGCCGGATTGTGCCCGGTGTGCCTGGCGATTGTGTTCTCAATCCCGTGCCACTGCTGAGCCTAAGGCTCCAGCCCCTGCCGAGTCACCTCGAGTCAACGCACCCCCGCAGCTCGCCTCCGCCCCAGACTCTGCGCGCCTGGGGAAAAGTTTCCGGTCTTCCCCAGAAAGTTTTCTCACCCGCGAGCAAAGAGCGACCTGGATGGCTCTCGCCACCGCGCGGTGCCCAgctccctttcctccctcctctcccggCTCTGCGGGGTCCTGTCCAGCCTCAAGTCCTCTCCGGCGCGAGTCCACAGTCGCGGTGGCGGCGGAGCTCCCGGACCCAAGCTG GTGTTAAGAATTTGATGCAGCTGTTCTCAGGACTCACTGGCTTGCATAATTTCACCCTATGGCTGAGCAGGAAATACTTTACAAATGGGCTTGTTCACACATCACACTTAGGCTTTGAAACCACAGTGACATTTGctgaaaaaaagatgtctttttatgTCAAAACTGAGAAAACAATTCGTGTTTATTTTGAGCACTGTGACCTTATGAAAAGGTTGCTGGTCAGAATGTGCCCAAAGGGAGTTTCATGA